From the genome of Corallococcus macrosporus DSM 14697:
GCCGTCACCGTGCCGGAGTACACGAACGTCCTCGTGGGCTCGGGGGCTCCGTGGTGCCCCGGCCGTGGGATGGGCGCAGTGGTGGCATCGTGGCCTTCCTCGCCACGGGCACGGTGACGAACCAGGGCCTCATCAGCGCGCAAGGGATGGGCTTGCGCGGCGGCGCGTTCGCCAACCACCCGGAGCGCTTCGGTTGCACCGACCTGGACGTCCCCCCCGAGGCTGGCGGGGCCTACAAGGGGGAGGGCCTTCGGGTGGGCCGCTTCGGTACGGCCGCGGGGCGCGGCTCCGTGGCCGGCGAAGGCGGCGGCGGCAACTGCCACAACGCGGGAGGGGGCGGCGGTGGAAATGGGGGCCGGGGCGGCGTGGGAGGCCGCACGTCGGAGGCGGACCTGGCGCGGGACGTGGGTGGGTTGGGTGGCGCGCCCGCGCAGTACTCGCTCGTGGAGAAGTTCGTCTTCGGGAGCGGCGGTGGCGCGGGGGAGGGCAATGACGACCTGGGCTCGGGCGGCGGCGCGGGCGGTGGCGCGGTGCTCATCCGGGCGCGGGCGATTTCGGGCACGGGGCGCTTCACCGTGGATGGGCAGGCCGCCGAGCACACGCCGGGCGACGATGGCGCGGGGGGCGGTGGCGCGGGCGGTGTCCTCATCCTTCGCGCGCAGGAGTCGCTGGGCTGCGGGAGCGCCAAGGCCGGGGGCGGCAATGGCGGCGACGTCACCTATCCGGACTGGCTTCTGGGGCCGGGTGGGGGCGGCGGTGGTGGCGGCATGCTGCTGCAGGGGGTGACGGTGTCGTGCCCTGGGAGCGTGCCAGGCGGCTCCGCTGGGACCGTCGCGACGGCCGATGGTGGAACGCACGGCGCGGGCGTGGGGACCGAGGGCTTCGTCGAGGAGTACCTCACGGCCTACCGCACGCCCACGATGCCGGCGGTCATCTCGCCTGTGTCCGGAGCGGTGGGGTTGCCGCACCGGCCGCGCTTCGAGGGCCGGGCGGACCCTGGCGTTCGCGTCCTCGTGTTCGTCGATGGCGTCGAACGGGTCCAGGTGGGCTCGGGCGCGGACGGCCTGTTCGTCGCGGGCATCCCCGCGCCGCAGCCGCCGCTCGATGTCGGCATGCACACGGTCCACGTGGTGACGGAGTCCTTGGGGGCCTACAGCGAGCCCTCCGAGCCCGTGTCGTTCTCCGTCGCCGCCACCTTGGAGGACGGTGGCGTGGTGGTGGAGCCCATCCTGGTGATTCCGCAGGACGGTGAGACGGTGGGGACCACGCCGCTGTTCGCGGGGGTCGCGCCCAACGGGCTGACGGTGGGCATCGAGGTGGACAACGGCCCCGAGGTCATCATCCCCGTGGATGGCGCGGGCCGCTTCCGTTACCAGTGGCCCGCCGAGACACCCCTGTCGCCGGGGCCTCACTTCGTCACCGTGCATTCCCACAACGAGGCGGGCGTGAGCGGCCCGTATTCACAGGCCAGCCGCTTCGAATCCCAAGCCGGGGCGGACGGGGGCACGCCCGGTGACGCAGGCACGTCCGGTGACGCAGGCACGTCCGGTGACGCAGGCACGTCCGGGCAGGACGCGGGGACGCAGCCAGGAGACGGCGGCACCCAGGTGCCGGAGGACGGCTGGCCGGTGCTGGTGGTGCCTGAAGAAGGCGAGGTGGTGGACTCCACGCCGCTCTTCGCGGGCGCGGCGACGGCGGGCGCCACGGTGGTCATCGAGGTGGATGGCAGCGAGGTCGCCACGGTGACGGCCGATGACACCGGCGCCTTCCGCTATCAGGTGCCCCCTGAGCGCGCGCTGCCGGTGGGCGCGCACAGCGTGGCGGCGCAGGAGCACCTCGTCACCTCCAGCCGGGCGCCGGCGCGCTCACGGTCCACCGGCTTCGAGGTGCGGGGGCCCGCGGCGCTCGACGTGGGCTGCGGCTGCGGCGCATCCCCCGTGGGCGTGGTGGGCTCCTGGGCGCTGCTGGTGGGGCTGGCCGGCCTGTCGCGGCGGCGTCGCGGATAGCGGCGCGGCCCGCGGGGCATCACCTTCCCGCGCGGGCCGCGAACGGATGGCGCACCGGGGCAGCGCTAGTCGTCGCCGAGCAGGCTGCCCAGCCCGACGCCGCCCAGCACGCTGCCTTCTCCCGTCGCGCCACCCGGCCGCGAGGCGGAGAGGATGCGGCCCGCGAGCCGGCTGAAGGGCAGCGACTGGAGCCACACCTTGCCGGGGCCGCGCAGCGTGGCGAAGAAGAGCCCCTCGCCGCCGAAGAAGGCCGTCTTGATGCCGCTCACCATCTGGATGTCGTAGTCCACGGTGGGCTGGAACGCGACGATGCAGCCGGTGTCCACGCGGAGCAGCTCGCCGGGGCCCAGCGTGCGCTCGTGCAGCGTGCCGCCCGCGTGGATGAAGGCGAGCCCGTCTCCCTGGAGCCGCTGCATGATGAAGCCCTCGCCGCCGAACAGGCCGGTGCCCAGCTTCTTCTGGAAGGCGATGCCCAGCGACACGCCCTTGGCCGCCGCGAGGAAGCTGTCCTTCTGCGCGATGAGCTCGCCGCCCAGCTCGCTCAGGTTCACCGGGATGATTTTGCCCGGGTAGGGCGCGGCGAAGGACACCTTGCGCTTGCCGCGGCCGCTCTTGTTGAGGAAGACGGTGGTGAAGAGGGACTCGCCCGTCAGCAGGCGCTTGCCCGCGCCGAGCAGCGAGCCGAAGAAGCCGCCCGTCTTCTCCGAGCCGTCACCGAAGATGGTCTCCATCTCGATGCCGTCCTCCATGTACATGAGGGTGCCGGCTTCGGCGACCGCGGCTTCTCCCGGGTCCAGCTCCACCTCGACGAACTGCAGGTCCTCGCCGTAGATGTGGAAGTCCACTTCGTGCATGCGTGTCATGGATGCGCTCCGTCGTGAGGAAACGGCGCGCACCATAACCGCCCCTTCACGGGGCTACCGCGACAGAATCAAAGCCAGGGTGGCCACGAGCCGGGCGTCGTCATTGCCAAGGGCGGGCGGAATCGACAGCGACACGGGGTTCTCCAGGCCCGCCAGGCACGAACGCCAGCCCTGGTAGCGGCCGTCCTCGGAGGCCTTGAGCTCGTAGCTGCACCGGCCCACGTCGCCCTTGAGCGTCTGGGGCGTCACCTGGAAGTCGGTGAGCTGCCCGCCGAAGGTGCCCTTGGCGCGCAGGGCGCCTTGTTCCTGCGTCAGCCGCAGGTCCACGGGGCCGCTCCCGTAGATGCCGCGAATCCGCGCGGCGTCGAACGAGAGGTTGAGGGGCAGGCCGAAGGCGCGGCCGCGCAGGGCCTCGTCGCTGAAGCCAAGCTGGAGGTCGGGGCTGGAGACGTCCTGTCCGGTGACGCGCGCGTTGAGGGCGACTCGGGGCGTCCTCAGGTCCAGGTACTGGACGGGCTCGGCCCAGGCCGCGCTCGCCGCGAGCAGCGCGGCCGTGAAGATATGTGAAGTTCGCATGGATGGAACGTAGCTGGCTCGCCAACCCGTCGCCCGTGTCTTAGGTGTGGTGCTCGCGATGAGGCGTTGACCCGGCCGGTGTGCGGGCGGGTTGCCGGGCAGCGGCCCCCGACAGCCGTTATGTCCCAGCGCTCCGGGCGCTGTCATGGCGGGCACCGGTGAAGGAGGTTGTCGTTCGTGGCGGAGCTGAATCCAGGCATGCGGCGGGAGGCCCGGCCCAGGGTGTCCCTGGCGCTGGTGTTGCGGTGGTTGATGTCGCTGGGCGGCATCCTCACGCTGATGGGCGGGCTGCATGCGTACCTCGCGGTGCGCCTGTTCCTGAGCCCGCAGCTCCCCGCGCCGTGGGGCTGGCTGGGGCCCGCGCTGGTGGCGCTGCTGTTCGTGTCGCTGCCGGTGGGGATGATGGCGTCGCGGCGCGAGCCGACCTTCTGGACGCAGGCGCTCCAGTGGACGTCCTACGTGTGGCTGGGCGCCTTCGGCATCCTGCTCAGCGCGGTGGTGGTCGCGGACCTGGTGGGGTGGGGCCTCAGCGTGTCTGGCGTGGTGATGGATGCGCTGGCCCTGGCGCGCGGCAAGGCCCTGGTGGCGGTGGGCGTGACGGTGCCGGCGGTGGTGTATGCCTTCGTCACCGCGCGGGGCCGGGCGACGGTGGAGCGCGTGACGGTGCCGGTGGCGGGGCTGGCGCCCGGGCTCCATGGCCTGAAGGTGGTGCAGATTTCAGACATCCACATCGGGCCCACGCTGGACGGGCGCTGGCTGCGGCGCGTGGTGGAG
Proteins encoded in this window:
- a CDS encoding MYXO-CTERM sorting domain-containing protein is translated as MAFLATGTVTNQGLISAQGMGLRGGAFANHPERFGCTDLDVPPEAGGAYKGEGLRVGRFGTAAGRGSVAGEGGGGNCHNAGGGGGGNGGRGGVGGRTSEADLARDVGGLGGAPAQYSLVEKFVFGSGGGAGEGNDDLGSGGGAGGGAVLIRARAISGTGRFTVDGQAAEHTPGDDGAGGGGAGGVLILRAQESLGCGSAKAGGGNGGDVTYPDWLLGPGGGGGGGGMLLQGVTVSCPGSVPGGSAGTVATADGGTHGAGVGTEGFVEEYLTAYRTPTMPAVISPVSGAVGLPHRPRFEGRADPGVRVLVFVDGVERVQVGSGADGLFVAGIPAPQPPLDVGMHTVHVVTESLGAYSEPSEPVSFSVAATLEDGGVVVEPILVIPQDGETVGTTPLFAGVAPNGLTVGIEVDNGPEVIIPVDGAGRFRYQWPAETPLSPGPHFVTVHSHNEAGVSGPYSQASRFESQAGADGGTPGDAGTSGDAGTSGDAGTSGQDAGTQPGDGGTQVPEDGWPVLVVPEEGEVVDSTPLFAGAATAGATVVIEVDGSEVATVTADDTGAFRYQVPPERALPVGAHSVAAQEHLVTSSRAPARSRSTGFEVRGPAALDVGCGCGASPVGVVGSWALLVGLAGLSRRRRG
- a CDS encoding TIGR00266 family protein produces the protein MTRMHEVDFHIYGEDLQFVEVELDPGEAAVAEAGTLMYMEDGIEMETIFGDGSEKTGGFFGSLLGAGKRLLTGESLFTTVFLNKSGRGKRKVSFAAPYPGKIIPVNLSELGGELIAQKDSFLAAAKGVSLGIAFQKKLGTGLFGGEGFIMQRLQGDGLAFIHAGGTLHERTLGPGELLRVDTGCIVAFQPTVDYDIQMVSGIKTAFFGGEGLFFATLRGPGKVWLQSLPFSRLAGRILSASRPGGATGEGSVLGGVGLGSLLGDD